CACAACTGTTATAAAGTATGACTTGCTAGAGGGAAGATACACTGTCATTCAAGTTTATGATATTTTGGGTAAGCAAATACGTACCCTTATTAAGGGCCATGAAGAGGCAGGTTTTAAAACTAAAGTTTGGGATGGCACTGATGATTTGGGCCGACCCGTAAGT
The sequence above is drawn from the Candidatus Neomarinimicrobiota bacterium genome and encodes:
- a CDS encoding T9SS type A sorting domain-containing protein, which translates into the protein TTVIKYDLLEGRYTVIQVYDILGKQIRTLIKGHEEAGFKTKVWDGTDDLGRPVSAGVYLYQIQAGEFTQTRKMMLLK